GGAGAATAGCCATGATGAGTGAAAGAGATGAAGCGTCAAATCCCTTTGATTTTTGGCAAGATGCCAAAGAGGCTCCTATCAAGGCTTTCTTAGACGGTCGAGCACTTCATCCCGGAGCGCACGTTCTGCTCCATCCCAAAAAGCATCAGGATATTTTTGATGCCGTGCTGGCGGGCAAGCTGGCGACGGTGGAGTCTATTCAAGAGGACTGGGAAGGGCGTATTTATGTCGTTGTCACCGTCGACGAAGATCCTGGCCGTGATTTGGGTCAAGAACAATTGGTGGGGCACCGTTTCTTCTTTGATTTGGATGAGGTGTCGTGGCCATGACCCCTTCTATGGAACCGGCCATTTTGGTTGCCGGGATTGGGAATATTTTTTTAGGCGATGACGGATTTGGAGTCGAAGTCATCAGACGTTTGATTGGGCGACCCTCTCTCATGCCGATGTTGGTATTTCAGGATTTTGGTATTCGCAGTGTCGATCTCGTCTATGCCTTGCATAAACCTTGGAAAGCCGTGATTTTGGTGGATGCGTATGCTCATGGAGAGAAACCGGGACATTTACAAGTTATTCATATCACCGAGGAGGATATTCCCACGTCAGCTCCGGTGATGGATGGTCATAGTCTTAATCCCTTAATCGTCCTGGTCATGGCAAAACAGCAAGTTCCTGATCTTCCTCCCGTTTATCTCGTGGGTTGTCAACCCCTGACATTTGGCCCTGAAGAAGGGTTGATGGAGCTTAGTGCTCCGGTTGAGGCGGCAATAGAGGGGGCGTGCCATCTCATTACCACCTTAGGACATCAATTGGCACAAGAAGAATAAGACCTGTTAGGAGAAGATGCAGCCAGGTCATTTCGGTAATTTTTAATCATTCGAATAGGAGGAATAGAAGATGAAAGAATCCGCATCGACTTGGCAGGATGTAGCCACTGTGGAAAAGGCTGAGTTAGTGGATATGGCCCAAAATATTTTTGAAAGTTTGGTCCATGCCATCGATGATTTAGGAGGACACCAGCTCGCGCAAAATGTTAAGGAATTTGCCGGGGTCCTCGAGCAACAAATGACCCAGGGGAATTTCCCCTTAGCAGGGACCACGACGTTGATTGGGGAAATGTGGCAAAGTTTGTCGCCGCGTTTGGGAGATTGGGCGAAGGGAATATTGGGTTCTCAAGGATTTCAGGATATTTTAAATCTCATTGCTTCCGGCCAATTATCCTCCGATCTGTTGGCTCAAATTGCTAAAATGTCTGACAACAAGCAAGTTGCCGCTTTCCTTCGTAATTTATCCATGCAGGTGAGCCCATGGCAAGATAAGATGGTCGATCAAATTGTGCAATGGGCGCAAAGTGAACATGTGATGAATGCCGTCCTGCTTTTAGCCCGGGCCGAGTCTTTGATGCAGCTGGTATTGAGCCAAGAAGTCATGGCTTTGGCGGAACAAGTCAAACAGGCCACCCCCGCACTTTTACGACTGACCGAATTGTTATCCCAAAAAGAATTTGCGGAAGTGGTGGAATTTAGCCAACGGGCCATGAAAAACCCTAAACTTCTGACCCTGCTTGAAACTTTGGAAAATCATATCGATACCGCCAATCAATTACTGAATTATCTCAGCCGGTTTGAAGAACGGGGAGGTTTGCAAGTTATCGAACGGATTATGGATGCGTTTTCGGGTGATGACGTCAATGTGGAGACGTTAGCGAAATTGCCAGCTATTACGAATAAGGGCATTGAGTTTGCGGATTGGGCTTTGAACAGCGGATTACCGGAACTGACCCAAAATATGTTACTCGCTATCGACGTCAGTTTAGCCGAAGCCAAAAAAGACACCACCAAATATGGTGCGATGCGTCTAGTCGGGGCCTTAAAAGATCCGGCCATTCAAGACGGCATTAAAGTGGGAATGGCGTTTTTACGCCATTTACCCAATATTTTAACGCTGCCGCCAAAATCACAACCAAAAGCGGATACTCATACGTCAGAACATGAAGTTGCCGCGACGGAAATTTAATCGCCGAAATGGGGTCACGATGACAAAATAAGAGGATAACAAGGGAGATTTTACGGGGGAAGATGGCAAAAAGAGTGGGCTTATTGAAAAAATCAACGCGCCCTGCCGTGTGGGGATTAACCCTTCCTGATCTATCAAGCTTGTCTATATCCAGTGTGGCGCCGCTATTTAGTATGGCGGCAGCCGGTCAGTTGTTGGTTCAACTCGCAGGGGCCGAGGTGCTTTGGGCCATTTTCGCTGTCGCCATTCCCTTTGTTTTTAGTTCCTGGATTTTTCGCCTCTTGAACCATCATTTTCCCAACGCCGGGGCTTCCTATCATTGGTCAAGGCGGGTCTTAGGGAGACGAGTTTCGCAATTCCAATCCTGGATTTTGATGATGGCCTATTTTTGGTCCATCCCGCCTATCATGATTCCAGCTGCTGAACAAAGCCTCAGTTTATTGGGAATTGCGCGGCCCGGCGCATGGGATGTGGTGGGTTTTAGCCTTTTATGGATCAGTTTTGCCGCTACTGTTCTGCTTTTGGGAAGCCGGGTTACAGCACGCGTTACGCAAATGTTTTTGTTGGCTGAAGTGCTCGGTGTGACGGCAATGATGGTGATAGGCCTTGGGCATTGGCACCCGGTGATCATGACCCCCGCCGACAATACGGCTCATTTGAGCGTCAGATGGCAACACATCGTCATTGCCATGGTGGTGGCGGCAACCATTGTCGATGGCTGGGAAATCGATAGTTATGCGGCCGAAGAGGCGACAAAACCTCGGATTACGCCAGGGACGGGGGGAATCATTGGGGCCTTGATGGTGTTAGCCTATTATGGACTATCATGGTCAGTGATGTTGCATAATGTGCCTCTCTTTGTCCTCGAAAGCCATCGGGATGTATTGATGACGTGGGCCCAAATGGTGATTCCCTCTGTGCAAAGATGGGCCTTAATCCCCATTTTGGCATCCACTGCTGGATCACTATGGTTAACAACCTTTATTTTGTCCCGGGCTTTATTCGCGATGGGGCGAGATCATATCTTGCCCTCCGTATTGACGCGGTTCAACCGCTTTAAGGCACCGATTTGGGCCGTCATCACTCCTTCTTTTGTGGCGTTTGGGATTGTCTGTGTGAATTTGCTATGGACGTCGATCACCAGCTGGTTCAACTTGGTTTTAAGTTCAGCGGGGTTTTTCTTAGTTTTGGAATTTCTTTTTGACAGTATTACCGCATCGGTGTTCTTAAGCCGGCAACATAGGATGAGTTTGCCCCACGGTTTCGATGGGCATCAGCACCGCTTTCTTCAAATCATTTCTTGGATAACGTCCCTATGGTTACTGACGATGACCGGCTTTTTCTTAATATATGGAGGGCAAGTCATTGGCAAAGGGATGGATGGCGTCGTGGGAACCCTCCTTTTAGCTGGGCTTGTATTCGTGC
The Sulfobacillus thermosulfidooxidans DNA segment above includes these coding regions:
- a CDS encoding DUF1641 domain-containing protein; translation: MKESASTWQDVATVEKAELVDMAQNIFESLVHAIDDLGGHQLAQNVKEFAGVLEQQMTQGNFPLAGTTTLIGEMWQSLSPRLGDWAKGILGSQGFQDILNLIASGQLSSDLLAQIAKMSDNKQVAAFLRNLSMQVSPWQDKMVDQIVQWAQSEHVMNAVLLLARAESLMQLVLSQEVMALAEQVKQATPALLRLTELLSQKEFAEVVEFSQRAMKNPKLLTLLETLENHIDTANQLLNYLSRFEERGGLQVIERIMDAFSGDDVNVETLAKLPAITNKGIEFADWALNSGLPELTQNMLLAIDVSLAEAKKDTTKYGAMRLVGALKDPAIQDGIKVGMAFLRHLPNILTLPPKSQPKADTHTSEHEVAATEI
- a CDS encoding APC family permease — translated: MAKRVGLLKKSTRPAVWGLTLPDLSSLSISSVAPLFSMAAAGQLLVQLAGAEVLWAIFAVAIPFVFSSWIFRLLNHHFPNAGASYHWSRRVLGRRVSQFQSWILMMAYFWSIPPIMIPAAEQSLSLLGIARPGAWDVVGFSLLWISFAATVLLLGSRVTARVTQMFLLAEVLGVTAMMVIGLGHWHPVIMTPADNTAHLSVRWQHIVIAMVVAATIVDGWEIDSYAAEEATKPRITPGTGGIIGALMVLAYYGLSWSVMLHNVPLFVLESHRDVLMTWAQMVIPSVQRWALIPILASTAGSLWLTTFILSRALFAMGRDHILPSVLTRFNRFKAPIWAVITPSFVAFGIVCVNLLWTSITSWFNLVLSSAGFFLVLEFLFDSITASVFLSRQHRMSLPHGFDGHQHRFLQIISWITSLWLLTMTGFFLIYGGQVIGKGMDGVVGTLLLAGLVFVLIQRKHEGLETLFIFEPETVMMKTSSPKQ
- a CDS encoding hydrogenase maturation protease gives rise to the protein MTPSMEPAILVAGIGNIFLGDDGFGVEVIRRLIGRPSLMPMLVFQDFGIRSVDLVYALHKPWKAVILVDAYAHGEKPGHLQVIHITEEDIPTSAPVMDGHSLNPLIVLVMAKQQVPDLPPVYLVGCQPLTFGPEEGLMELSAPVEAAIEGACHLITTLGHQLAQEE